The Alteromonas stellipolaris genome includes a region encoding these proteins:
- a CDS encoding YaeQ family protein, with product MALKATIFKADISITDMDRNYYNEHNLTIARHPSENDARMMLRIVAFIVNAHEQLQFTKGLSDDEVPDIWQKDFSDVIELWIELGQPSEQRIKKGCNQSQQMMIYAYADNSFDAWWKKEQNSLRTRKNLSVFTLPESLSTTLANAVDRSMQMQVTVQDGQIWLTIESAGNSECIEVEIEKHL from the coding sequence ATGGCCCTTAAAGCAACCATTTTTAAAGCGGACATATCAATAACTGATATGGACCGTAATTACTACAATGAGCACAATCTCACTATTGCTCGTCACCCTTCTGAAAATGATGCACGCATGATGCTTCGCATCGTGGCCTTTATTGTAAATGCTCACGAACAATTACAGTTTACAAAAGGCCTATCTGATGATGAAGTGCCAGACATTTGGCAAAAGGACTTCAGCGACGTAATAGAACTGTGGATTGAGTTGGGGCAACCATCTGAACAACGTATTAAAAAAGGCTGCAATCAAAGCCAGCAGATGATGATTTATGCTTACGCAGATAACAGCTTCGATGCTTGGTGGAAGAAAGAACAGAACAGCTTGCGTACCAGAAAGAACTTATCGGTGTTTACCTTGCCTGAGAGCTTATCTACCACTCTGGCTAATGCCGTAGACCGTTCGATGCAAATGCAAGTAACGGTGCAAGATGGTCAAATCTGGCTAACTATCGAAAGCGCGGGCAATAGCGAATGTATAGAAGTGGAAATTGAAAAGCATTTATAA
- a CDS encoding MarR family transcriptional regulator produces MKFNDALFNLLNTIRNTILSEIKNTPLALAPMQLKSLKIISQIDACTGQKLTDFLGRDKAQINRLIKELVENDLVRKVQSEEDKRSQILSLTESGKRALEIFVEIEERVFFDMLKDVSDEEKEIFKKLVLTFKHNLDER; encoded by the coding sequence ATGAAATTCAATGATGCCTTGTTCAATCTTCTCAATACTATTCGTAATACGATCTTATCTGAGATAAAAAATACCCCTTTAGCATTGGCGCCAATGCAGTTGAAGTCGTTAAAAATCATTAGTCAAATAGATGCTTGTACAGGGCAAAAGCTGACAGACTTTTTGGGTAGAGATAAGGCTCAGATAAATAGATTAATTAAGGAATTGGTGGAAAACGACTTAGTGCGTAAAGTACAAAGTGAAGAAGATAAACGTAGCCAAATTCTATCGCTAACGGAAAGTGGAAAACGCGCACTTGAGATATTCGTAGAAATAGAAGAGCGCGTTTTTTTTGACATGCTTAAAGATGTTAGCGATGAAGAAAAAGAGATATTTAAGAAACTAGTACTTACATTCAAACATAATTTAGATGAAAGGTGA
- a CDS encoding DUF2798 domain-containing protein: protein MNHIKKILILLPVAMLLIGLLTAIMTSVSILPEQAFIPTWLSAFTFAFLIMLPFGGVTFYFVNKLVQRIFSSLSVLQRNVIHGLTMAFIMESVLALITTFNNQGFPSLELFVKEASLSLLAALPIGIAMACLMSLVIKPRLEAHFSSAT from the coding sequence ATGAACCATATAAAGAAAATCTTAATTCTGCTGCCGGTAGCTATGCTACTGATTGGATTACTAACAGCCATAATGACATCTGTGAGTATTCTACCAGAACAAGCATTCATTCCAACGTGGTTAAGTGCGTTTACGTTCGCATTCTTAATAATGCTCCCCTTCGGCGGCGTAACTTTTTATTTCGTTAACAAACTCGTTCAGCGTATTTTTTCCTCTCTTTCAGTGTTGCAGCGCAATGTAATTCACGGTTTGACCATGGCCTTTATTATGGAGTCGGTTCTAGCGCTGATCACAACGTTTAATAACCAAGGCTTTCCGTCGCTTGAGCTATTTGTAAAAGAGGCATCGCTAAGCTTACTTGCCGCTTTACCTATTGGCATAGCAATGGCGTGTTTGATGAGTTTGGTAATTAAGCCAAGATTAGAAGCGCATTTTTCCTCGGCTACTTAA